The Laspinema palackyanum D2c DNA segment AAGATCGCTCTTGTATCCACAACAAACATCTATCATTACGCTTGTTCTCAGGCTGAGTGGGAGAATGCCTACGGATAACTTAGATCTTCTTCTACCCGCTGTCCCACCAGTGTTTATATCTGGTGGGAGCTTTTTTGTGTTTCTCTAACGATTCCGATGACCCGTACTACTGGTTCTCTAGCATCTGAAGTTGACACACTTCCGTAGAAAGCTGACACTCTAAAATCATCTTCACAACTAGGTGTACTGGTGATTGGACGGTGGGTAGATTACTCGAATAAACCTCCTACTCTTCCCGATAGGGCTTACCCGTAACACACTGGGTCTCCGAATGATTTGGTTAACTTTCTTTAAGGATTACTCAAATATGAGTACCTATGACTCATAATAGGTTCGTATCTGTGTAATTAACGAGATAAGGGTAACAGAGACTGTATGATATTAAGTCAGTGTATCCACCCAGACATGAGCAAACGGATCCAAGTCATCCTGTCAGATAGGGCAGCAGCAGACCTAGAAGAATGGGCGCATTCTGAAGGTCGCTCTGTCTCCAATCTTTCTGCTTACCTGCTAGAGAGGGCAATAGAGGAAGCTAGGCATCAGGGGCGTCTCAAAAACTACCCCAAAAATCCTCCGCAGTCATCATCAGAGCAGTAAGTCGAGGCACATTTACTACAAATGTCCGACTATATTCTGAAATTAGATTGAGGGCAGATGTTCTTATTCAGCTAGTAAATTCTATTAACTATTCGTTTTTACCGAAGTTAATATTTGGACTAAATTTTTGTAAAAATCTTTAGAAGATAAAGAAAGT contains these protein-coding regions:
- a CDS encoding ribbon-helix-helix domain-containing protein, whose translation is MSKRIQVILSDRAAADLEEWAHSEGRSVSNLSAYLLERAIEEARHQGRLKNYPKNPPQSSSEQ